The following coding sequences lie in one Lacerta agilis isolate rLacAgi1 chromosome 4, rLacAgi1.pri, whole genome shotgun sequence genomic window:
- the ING1 gene encoding inhibitor of growth protein 1 isoform X1 yields MKMLNPANGEQLHLANYVEDYLDSIESLPFDLQRNVSLMREIDAKYQEILKELDDYYEKFKRETDTVQKRRLLHLIQRALIRSQELGDEKIQIVSQMVELVENRTRQVDSHVELFETCQETNDTTGNSGKTNQEKSKNETITQAEKPNNKRSRRQRNNENRENASNNHDHEDITSGTPKEKKAKKSNKKKRSKAKAEREASPADLPIDPNEPTYCLCNQVSYGEMIGCDNDECPIEWFHFSCVGLNHKPKGKWYCPKCRGENEKTMDKALEKSKKERAYNR; encoded by the exons ATGAAAATGTTGAACCCTGCAAACGGAGAGCAGCTTCATTTAGCGAACTATGTGGAGGATTACCTGGACTCCATCGAATCTCTGCCCTTCGATCTGCAGAGAAATGTCTCCCTGATGAGGGAAATTGACGCCAAATATCAAG AGATCCTAAAGGAGCTGGATGATTATTACGAAAAATTCAAACGAGAGACCGATACAGTACAAAAGAGGAGGTTGTTGCACTTAATACAGAGAGCCCTGATCCGGAGTCAAGAACTGGGAGACGAGAAGATTCAGATTGTCAGCCAAATGGTAGAACTTGTTGAGAACAGAACCAGGCAAGTTGACAGCCACGTAGAACTGTTTGAGACCTGCCAAGAGACCAATGACACTACTGGAAACAGTGGCAAAACTAACCAAGAGAAGTCGAAGAACGAGACAATCACTCAGGCCGAGAAGCCCAACAACAAACGGTCCCGGCGGCAAAGAAATAACGAGAACCGAGAGAATGCTTCTAATAATCACGACCACGAAGATATCACCTCAGGAACTCCTAAGGAGAAGAAAGCAAAAAAGTCCAATAAAAAGAAGCGGTCCAAGGCCAAAGCAGAGAGGGAGGCTTCTCCAGCCGACCTCCCCATTGATCCTAATGAGCCAACTTATTGCCTGTGTAATCAGGTCTCCTATGGAGAAATGATAGGCTGTGATAATGATGAGTGCCCAATTGAATGGTTTCACTTTTCGTGTGTGGGACTCAATCATAAACCAAAGGGCAAGTGGTACTGTCCCAAATGCAGAggagaaaatgagaaaacaatGGACAAAGCGCTGGAGAAATCTAAAAAAGAAAGAGCCTACAACAGGTAG
- the ING1 gene encoding inhibitor of growth protein 1 isoform X2: protein MVELVENRTRQVDSHVELFETCQETNDTTGNSGKTNQEKSKNETITQAEKPNNKRSRRQRNNENRENASNNHDHEDITSGTPKEKKAKKSNKKKRSKAKAEREASPADLPIDPNEPTYCLCNQVSYGEMIGCDNDECPIEWFHFSCVGLNHKPKGKWYCPKCRGENEKTMDKALEKSKKERAYNR, encoded by the coding sequence ATGGTAGAACTTGTTGAGAACAGAACCAGGCAAGTTGACAGCCACGTAGAACTGTTTGAGACCTGCCAAGAGACCAATGACACTACTGGAAACAGTGGCAAAACTAACCAAGAGAAGTCGAAGAACGAGACAATCACTCAGGCCGAGAAGCCCAACAACAAACGGTCCCGGCGGCAAAGAAATAACGAGAACCGAGAGAATGCTTCTAATAATCACGACCACGAAGATATCACCTCAGGAACTCCTAAGGAGAAGAAAGCAAAAAAGTCCAATAAAAAGAAGCGGTCCAAGGCCAAAGCAGAGAGGGAGGCTTCTCCAGCCGACCTCCCCATTGATCCTAATGAGCCAACTTATTGCCTGTGTAATCAGGTCTCCTATGGAGAAATGATAGGCTGTGATAATGATGAGTGCCCAATTGAATGGTTTCACTTTTCGTGTGTGGGACTCAATCATAAACCAAAGGGCAAGTGGTACTGTCCCAAATGCAGAggagaaaatgagaaaacaatGGACAAAGCGCTGGAGAAATCTAAAAAAGAAAGAGCCTACAACAGGTAG